The Kosakonia sacchari SP1 genome includes a window with the following:
- a CDS encoding winged helix-turn-helix transcriptional regulator, which produces MKRTRFEETFCPIARSLNIIGDWWSLLIVRDALAGVTRFGEFQKNLGIAKNMLTARLKLLVDEGILRTQPASDGSAWQEYVLTEKGRSLQTVLVALSQWGQEWLFDQGEPASVLVDSHTHRPLQKLALRAEDGRELQPEDVQLRTAKI; this is translated from the coding sequence ATGAAACGTACCCGCTTTGAAGAGACTTTCTGCCCTATTGCTCGTTCACTCAATATTATTGGCGACTGGTGGTCCTTGCTGATTGTGCGTGATGCATTAGCAGGCGTTACGCGGTTTGGTGAATTTCAGAAAAACCTGGGTATTGCCAAAAACATGCTGACGGCACGTCTTAAGCTGCTGGTGGATGAAGGTATTTTGCGCACGCAACCCGCCTCTGATGGCAGCGCCTGGCAGGAATATGTGTTGACAGAAAAAGGCCGCTCTCTGCAAACGGTGCTGGTCGCACTCTCGCAATGGGGGCAAGAATGGTTGTTTGACCAGGGTGAACCCGCCAGCGTACTGGTCGATAGCCATACACATCGCCCATTACAAAAACTGGCTTTGCGCGCCGAGGATGGCCGTGAATTGCAGCCAGAGGACGTGCAACTGCGTACTGCCAAAATCTGA
- a CDS encoding SDR family NAD(P)-dependent oxidoreductase — protein MTTALITGASSGIGAIYADRLAARGYDLLLVARRGDRLNTLADDLQHRHGVKISTLVADLSAAEGIQQVEAVLRDDTTISLLVNNAGAANLAPILSSNADQHEAINTLNTTALMRLTLAVLPRFVENDQGTIINIASVVAFHARAGSAVYSATKAWVLNFTRGLQEEFAGSNVRIQAVLPAATATEIWGHSGITLDALPEGSVMTSEDLVDAALAGLDQGELVTVPPVEDLQLWDNWEAARLALFSASRNGKPASRYSRA, from the coding sequence ATGACAACTGCACTGATTACCGGCGCCTCTTCAGGGATTGGCGCCATCTATGCCGACCGTCTTGCAGCCCGCGGTTACGACTTGCTGCTGGTTGCGCGTCGCGGCGATCGTTTAAACACACTTGCCGATGATTTGCAGCATCGCCATGGCGTAAAAATCAGCACTCTGGTGGCTGATCTCAGCGCGGCTGAGGGCATCCAGCAGGTTGAAGCGGTTTTACGTGACGATACGACAATAAGTCTACTGGTGAATAATGCCGGTGCAGCAAATCTTGCCCCTATCCTCAGCAGCAATGCCGATCAACATGAAGCCATCAATACGCTGAATACGACGGCGCTGATGCGTCTGACGCTGGCAGTATTGCCGCGTTTTGTGGAAAACGATCAGGGAACCATCATTAATATTGCGTCAGTCGTTGCTTTCCATGCTCGTGCGGGCAGCGCGGTTTACAGCGCGACAAAAGCGTGGGTGCTTAATTTCACCCGTGGTTTGCAGGAAGAATTCGCCGGAAGTAATGTTCGTATTCAGGCCGTTCTGCCAGCCGCTACCGCGACTGAAATTTGGGGGCATTCCGGGATTACACTTGATGCGCTACCTGAAGGCTCGGTAATGACCAGCGAAGATTTGGTCGATGCGGCGCTGGCTGGGCTCGATCAGGGAGAGCTGGTCACGGTTCCGCCAGTTGAAGATTTACAGCTGTGGGATAACTGGGAAGCGGCACGGCTGGCGCTGTTTAGCGCTTCGCGCAATGGCAAACCGGCCTCACGTTACTCACGCGCTTAA
- a CDS encoding winged helix-turn-helix transcriptional regulator, translating to MFEQRGRVSRQGYPEVPPYVEYCITPLG from the coding sequence TTGTTTGAGCAACGCGGGCGGGTCTCCCGGCAGGGTTATCCGGAAGTCCCGCCGTACGTCGAATATTGCATTACGCCGTTGGGGTGA
- a CDS encoding YnfC family lipoprotein, with amino-acid sequence MKICSYLLALTLGFTTTAACAQQTYIPVLLNLSTLLDFNPVKGPVKTIDSVGTDDKGNEVYTLHMALSAEGCVQTLRRDDKSNNSHINFVKEEKALKGTFNGQPVAYGLDDKCNLMSRDDSDGHLDYKTNAQGLLGETMLRTLKITDHFYDTAGNIKKVQYYSGDLVASSTSIRYPDSVNKPLDYTMVNESALDARFNFTAVSECQYDERQVPVLCHVKVTPANSGNALTHMTVATRASFY; translated from the coding sequence GTGAAAATTTGCTCTTATTTGCTCGCGCTCACACTCGGGTTCACCACTACGGCTGCCTGCGCGCAGCAGACATATATTCCGGTGCTGTTAAATCTTTCGACACTGCTCGATTTCAACCCGGTCAAAGGCCCTGTCAAAACTATCGATTCCGTGGGTACCGATGATAAAGGTAACGAGGTTTATACGCTCCACATGGCGTTATCCGCAGAGGGCTGCGTACAGACGTTACGTCGCGATGATAAGTCCAATAACAGCCATATCAATTTTGTGAAAGAAGAAAAGGCGTTAAAAGGGACATTTAATGGCCAGCCTGTTGCTTATGGACTGGATGACAAATGCAATTTAATGAGCCGCGATGACAGTGACGGGCATCTCGATTACAAAACCAATGCGCAAGGCTTGCTGGGCGAGACGATGCTACGGACACTAAAAATTACCGATCACTTCTACGACACTGCTGGCAATATCAAAAAGGTGCAATATTACTCAGGCGATCTCGTCGCCTCTTCAACCAGCATTCGCTACCCTGATAGCGTCAATAAACCGCTCGATTATACGATGGTCAATGAATCTGCTCTTGATGCCCGTTTTAATTTCACGGCGGTGAGTGAATGCCAGTACGACGAAAGGCAAGTTCCTGTCCTTTGCCACGTAAAAGTCACCCCGGCAAACTCCGGGAACGCGTTGACGCATATGACGGTCGCTACCCGCGCGAGTTTTTACTGA
- a CDS encoding diguanylate cyclase — MENYLKLIKSEWTHLIDKTDDRIRFLAAEVGKTHAHILSQEFYRIVLTDPHAEEFLSNEQVERDLKSALEKWIIDVLTCQVADIDKVIAIQQHVASIHARIGISVEIVEMGFRVLKKILFPVINSSAQEAADKLEVYHYAINSIDLAMEVMSRAFTFTEHNSAKEDENYRIFSLLENAEEEKERQSAALLSWEIDLIYKIIMDADLGNSLSLSQSDFGLWFNHKGRHYFSGIAEVGHISRLIQDLDEVFRNTRNTPRALSNRTLRIKFLIQIRNTVSQIITMLRELFEEVSRHEVGMDVLTKLLNRRFLPTIFKREIAHAKRMNTPLSVLIIDVDKFKQINDTWGHHTGDEILRKVSNAFYDNVRSSDYVFRYGGDEFVIILTEATEFDTLRIAERIRGRVEKTNVISPSGENIALSLSIGAAMFSGHPDYERLIQAADEALYIAKNKGRNRVELWKAPD, encoded by the coding sequence ATGGAAAATTATCTTAAATTGATTAAAAGTGAGTGGACTCATCTCATTGATAAAACAGATGATCGTATTCGCTTTTTAGCTGCAGAAGTTGGCAAAACTCATGCACATATCCTGAGTCAGGAGTTCTACCGCATTGTGCTTACGGATCCTCATGCTGAGGAGTTCCTTTCCAATGAACAGGTAGAAAGAGATCTTAAAAGCGCTTTGGAAAAGTGGATTATCGATGTGTTGACTTGCCAGGTCGCTGATATAGATAAGGTTATTGCAATTCAGCAACACGTTGCTTCGATCCATGCACGCATTGGCATTTCGGTTGAAATCGTTGAAATGGGCTTTCGGGTTCTTAAAAAAATACTTTTCCCTGTTATCAATTCCTCAGCTCAAGAGGCAGCAGATAAGCTTGAAGTTTACCATTACGCCATTAACAGTATTGATCTGGCTATGGAAGTGATGTCGCGGGCTTTTACCTTTACGGAACACAACTCAGCGAAGGAGGATGAGAATTACCGCATTTTCTCCTTGCTGGAGAATGCGGAGGAAGAAAAAGAGCGCCAGAGTGCTGCGTTGTTAAGCTGGGAAATTGACCTTATCTACAAAATCATTATGGACGCCGATCTCGGTAACAGCCTGTCCCTCAGCCAGTCTGACTTTGGTCTGTGGTTCAACCATAAAGGCCGTCATTACTTTAGTGGTATCGCTGAAGTCGGGCATATATCGCGCCTCATCCAGGATCTCGATGAGGTTTTTCGTAATACGCGCAATACACCCAGAGCCTTAAGTAACAGAACGCTACGTATCAAATTTCTTATTCAGATCAGAAATACCGTTTCGCAGATTATTACCATGCTGCGTGAGCTTTTCGAGGAGGTTTCCCGGCATGAAGTGGGAATGGATGTGCTGACAAAACTCCTTAATCGACGCTTTTTGCCCACCATATTTAAACGCGAAATTGCCCATGCCAAGCGTATGAACACCCCGTTGTCGGTATTAATTATTGATGTTGATAAATTTAAACAAATTAACGATACATGGGGGCATCATACTGGCGATGAGATTTTACGCAAAGTCTCCAACGCTTTTTATGACAATGTTCGCAGCAGTGATTATGTTTTCCGTTACGGCGGTGATGAGTTTGTCATTATTTTAACCGAGGCGACGGAGTTTGATACTTTGCGTATTGCTGAGCGCATCCGCGGGCGTGTTGAGAAAACCAATGTTATTTCCCCGTCAGGTGAAAATATTGCCTTGTCCCTTTCTATCGGAGCGGCAATGTTTAGTGGTCACCCTGATTACGAACGCTTGATACAGGCTGCTGATGAAGCACTCTATATTGCAAAAAATAAGGGACGCAATCGCGTTGAATTATGGAAGGCACCAGATTGA